In Vidua chalybeata isolate OUT-0048 chromosome 9, bVidCha1 merged haplotype, whole genome shotgun sequence, a genomic segment contains:
- the FASLG gene encoding tumor necrosis factor ligand superfamily member 6: MQPQQGRAAPGARAAPGPAGFGRRKDEPSRQVRPVPLPPVQQNLNYYPQIFWVDGCADAGAPCPTAAPAAPCPAPVPERGRKPRNGSGGERRSAGFLVMFLLILVAFTGVGLSIFKIFHLEKEVDELRESASAEHIPPASQRLTGQRKEVRRAAHVTGNPAQQDLPLEWEPTSGHAYTSGIQYHNRGLLVSEPGLYFVYSKVLFRGSACDSQLLSHVVYKRNPASPGSLVLMEDKATNFCTGQRMWARNSYLGALFKLRKMDSLHVNVSKIALVNFEESKTFFGLFKL, encoded by the exons ATGCAGCCGCAGCAGGGCAGAGCCGCCCCCGGGGCTCGGGCtgcgcccggcccggcggggtTCGGGCGCCGCAAGGACGAGCCCAGCAGGCAGGTCCGGCCCGTGCCGCTGCCGCCCGTGCAGCAGAACCTGAACTACTACCCGCAGATCTTCTGGGTGGACGGCTGTGCCGACGCAGGGGCTCCCTGCCCCACGGCTGCCCCCGCGGCTCCTTGCCCAGCGCCCGTCCCCGAGCGGGGCAGAAAGCCACGGAACGGCAGcggaggagaaaggaggagcgCCGGCTTCCTCGTGATGTTCTTGCTGATCCTGGTGGCCTTCACCGGAGTGGGGCTGAGCATATTTAAGATTTttcacctggagaaggaagTGGATGAACTCAGAGAG TCTGCCAGCGCTGAGCACATCCCTCCAGCCTCTCAGAGACTCACAG ggcagaggaaggaggtGAGGAGGGCAGCCCATGTAACAG gcaacccagcccagcaggaccTGCCTCTGGAGTGGGAGCCCACCTCTGGCCATGCCTACACCAGTGGCATCCAGTACCACAACCGGGGGCTGCTGGTCAGCGAGCCGGGGCTGTACTTTGTGTACTCCAAGGTCCTGTTCCGCGGCAGTGCCTGCGAcagccagctcctgtcccaCGTGGTGTACAAGAGGAACCCGGCCTCGCCGGGCAGCCTTGTGCTCATGGAGGACAAAGCCACCAACTTCTGCACGGGCCAGAGGATGTGGGCCCGCAACAGCTACCTGGGGGCTCTCTTCAAGCTCAGGAAGATGGACAGCTTGCACGTCAACGTCTCCAAAATCGCCCTGGTGAACTTTGAGGAATCCAAGactttctttggtttgtttaaGCTTTGA